One Cuculus canorus isolate bCucCan1 chromosome 1, bCucCan1.pri, whole genome shotgun sequence DNA segment encodes these proteins:
- the LOC128852671 gene encoding acrosin-like has translation MKMLFLFVLLALCLPVQGSWENCKTCGLRPSVSYGYGSVRVVGGRDAQPGSWPGIVSVQKVRETHVFHACGGSLIHPQWVLTAAHCFVNSQDVPAWRVVAGTTSLTDMGPETQISYVRQIIIHDDYDKTTQANDIALMELYEPLQCTPYVQLACVPDFSLQLRQLRNCYVGGWGGTTARSGGLPPSLQEAKVPLIDLRICNSSGWYHGDIHPHNLCAGYPQGGIDTCQGDSGGPLVCQDPHADHFWLVGVTSFGVGCARARRPGVYTSTQHFRNWILTQITRYSVRAANATEHAWSHIPTASNPVEMPQKTETSYFSSCLYALNKMLEFFTQLQEFLQVLKGRSM, from the exons ATGAAGATGCTCTTCTTGTTCGTCCTGCTGGCCCTGTGCCTGCCTGTGCAGGGATCCTGGGAGAACTGCAA GACCTGCGGACTGCGGCCCTCGGTTTCCTATGGCTACGGCTCAGTGCGTGTTGTTGGGGGCAGAGATGCCCAGCCAGGATCCTGGCCAGGGATTGTGAGTGTGCAGAAGGTCCGGGAGACGCACGTCTTTCACGCCTGTGGAGGGTCCCTCATCCACCCACAGTGGGTGCTGACGGCAGCCCACTGCTTCGTCAATAGCCA ggaTGTCCCAGCGTGGCGCGTGGTGGCCGGTACCACCTCCTTAACTGACATGGGCCCAGAGACACAAATCAGCTACGTCAGACAGATCATCATTCATGACGACTACGATAAAACCACTCAGGCGAATGACATCGCTCTGATGGAACTCTACGAGCCTCTCCAGTGCACGCCCTACGTGCAGCTCGCCTGCGTGCCTGACTTCTCCCTGCAACTGCGGCAGCTGAGAAACTGCTATGTTGGTGGCTGGGGGGGCACCACGGCCAGAT CTGGAGGACTACCCCCGTCGCTGCAGGAGGCCAAGGTCCCCCTCATCGACCTTCGAATCTGTAACAGCAGCGGGTGGTACCATGGGGACATCCACCCCCACAACCTGTGTGCGGGCTATCCGCAAGGAGGCATCGACACCTGCCAG ggggACAGCGGGGGTCCTCTGGTCTGCCAAGATCCCCATGCTGACCACTTCTGGCTGGTGGGAGTGACCAGCTTTGGGGtaggctgtgccagagcccgTCGGCCGGGGGTCTACACCTCCACACAGCACTTCCGTAACTGGATCCTGACTCAGATCACGCGGTACTCCGTTCGAGCAGCCAATGCAACGGAACACGCCTGGAGCCACATTCCCACCGCATCAAACCCTGTGGAGATGCCTCAAAAAACAGAGACAAGTTATTTCAGCTCCTGCCTTTATGCACTCAATAAGATGCTGGAGTTCTTCACTCAGCTGCAGGAGTTCCTGCAGGTCCTGAAAGGCAGAAGCATGTGA
- the LOC128852662 gene encoding C-type lectin Cal-like has protein sequence MSSEQAEVRVGRCCLPTAAHAHPTSRALDEETYIFQEPQGRAQTICPRKWIHHRGNCYGYFTQRKTQAQAEEECSRYGPMATLASIHSEGSSIVLGEYVASQEDGAYVWIGLKDEERNGRWKWSDNSVLDYLHWGSYQPSYSGYCVALGNSRGFEYWYNYPCSYQFPFLCQYQA, from the exons ATGTCCTCGGAGCAGGCAGAAGTCAGGGTCGGGCGCTGCTGCCTCCCCACGGCTGCCCACGCTCACCCCACCAGCAGAGCACTTG ATGAGGAGACCTACATCTTCCAAGAGCCCCAAGGGAGGGCACAGACCATCTGCCCCCGCAAATGGATCCACCACAGGGGCAACTGCTACGGGTACTTCACCCAGAGGAAAACTCAGGCCCAGGcggag GAGGAATGCAGCCGCTACGGCCCCATGGCGACCCTGGCGTCCATCCACTCCGAGGGGAGCAGCATCGTCCTGGGCGAGTACGTGGCCTCCCAGGAGGATGGAGCATATGTCTGGATTGGCCTGAAGGACGAGGAGCGT AACGGGCGATGGAAATGGTCGGATAACTCGGTCCTGGACTACCTGCACTGGGGCAGCTATCAGCCCAGTTACTCGGGGTACTGCGTGGCCCTCGGGAATAGCAGAG GTTTCGAGTATTGGTACAACTACCCCTGCTCGTACCAGttccccttcctctgccagTACCAGGCGTGA